Proteins from a genomic interval of Lelliottia amnigena:
- the galM gene encoding aldose 1-epimerase, translating into MLNETPTLAADGLPYRLLTLRNSAGMVVTVMDWGATLLSARVPMPDGSVRETLLGCASPEQYVNQAAYLGSSVGRYANRIAKSRFTLDGTEYALLPSQGENQLHGGPEGFDKRRWRIVQQNDCEVLFALESADGDQGFPGHLSASAKFTLTEDNRISIEYRATVDKPCPVNMTNHAYFNLDGDQSDVRQHKLQLLADAWLPVDEMGIPFEGLKAVAGTSFDFRAPKTIAKEFLSDDYQRKVKGYDHAFLLQAKGDVSQPAAQVWSADEKLQMTVFTNAPALQFYSGNYLGGTPAREQGDYSDWQGLALESEFLPDSPNHPEFPQPDCILRPGSEYVSLTEYQFITH; encoded by the coding sequence GTGCTAAACGAAACACCTACGCTTGCCGCCGATGGCCTGCCGTACCGCCTGTTAACCCTGCGCAACAGCGCAGGGATGGTGGTCACGGTCATGGATTGGGGCGCAACGTTACTTTCTGCTCGTGTTCCGATGCCTGACGGCAGCGTACGTGAAACGCTGCTCGGCTGCGCGTCGCCGGAACAGTATGTGAATCAGGCCGCGTATCTCGGTTCGTCCGTGGGCCGTTACGCGAACCGCATTGCGAAAAGCCGTTTTACGCTCGACGGTACAGAGTACGCGCTTTTGCCAAGCCAGGGTGAAAACCAGCTTCACGGTGGCCCTGAAGGGTTTGACAAACGCCGCTGGCGTATCGTGCAGCAGAACGACTGTGAGGTCCTGTTTGCGCTGGAATCTGCTGATGGCGATCAGGGCTTCCCGGGCCATCTCTCTGCGTCAGCGAAATTTACGCTGACAGAAGATAACCGCATCTCAATTGAGTACCGTGCAACGGTCGATAAGCCGTGTCCGGTGAACATGACCAATCATGCGTATTTCAATCTGGATGGCGACCAGTCCGACGTCCGTCAGCATAAGCTCCAGCTGCTGGCCGATGCCTGGCTGCCGGTCGATGAGATGGGTATTCCTTTTGAAGGACTGAAAGCCGTTGCCGGTACGAGCTTTGATTTCCGCGCGCCTAAAACCATCGCGAAAGAATTCCTGAGCGATGATTATCAGCGCAAGGTGAAAGGCTACGATCACGCGTTTCTGCTGCAGGCGAAAGGTGATGTCAGCCAACCCGCCGCACAGGTGTGGTCTGCAGATGAAAAACTGCAAATGACGGTGTTCACCAATGCCCCTGCGTTGCAGTTCTATTCGGGCAACTATCTCGGCGGAACGCCGGCGCGCGAGCAAGGTGATTACAGTGACTGGCAGGGTCTGGCGCTGGAAAGCGAGTTTTTGCCGGATAGTCCGAATCATCCTGAATTCCCGCAGCCGGACTGCATTCTGCGGCCGGGTTCGGAGTACGTCAGTCTGACGGAATATCAGTTTATAACGCATTAA
- the galK gene encoding galactokinase — MSLKDKTQSLFAETFGYPATHAIQAPGRVNLIGEHTDYNDGFVLPCAIDYQTVISCAKRDDRIVRVIAADYGNQTDEFSLDAPIVAHETQQWSNYVRGVVKHLQMRNKDFGGADLVITGNVPQGAGLSSSASLEVAVGTVFQQLYHLPLDGAQIALNGQEAENQFVGCNCGIMDQLISALGKKEHALLIDCRSLGTKAVPLPKGAAVVIINSNFKRTLVGSEYNTRREQCETGARFFQQPALRDVSLNEFNKVAHELDPVVTKRVRHVLTENARTVEAASALAQGDLKRMGELMAESHASMRDDFEITVPQIDTLVEIVKATIGDKGGVRMTGGGFGGCVVALIPEELVPAVQDAVSQQYEAKTGIKETFYVCKPSQGAGQC, encoded by the coding sequence ATGAGTCTCAAAGATAAAACACAATCCCTGTTTGCTGAAACATTCGGCTACCCTGCCACCCACGCGATTCAGGCTCCTGGGCGCGTGAACCTGATTGGTGAACACACCGATTACAACGACGGTTTTGTGCTGCCGTGTGCAATCGATTATCAAACCGTTATCAGCTGTGCAAAACGTGATGACCGCATCGTGCGCGTCATTGCGGCGGATTACGGTAATCAAACCGACGAGTTTTCACTCGACGCGCCGATCGTAGCTCACGAGACGCAGCAGTGGTCTAACTATGTCCGTGGCGTGGTGAAACACCTGCAAATGCGTAATAAGGATTTTGGTGGCGCGGACCTGGTGATCACCGGTAACGTGCCGCAGGGCGCAGGGTTAAGCTCTTCTGCGTCTCTCGAAGTCGCCGTGGGGACGGTCTTCCAGCAGCTGTATCACCTGCCGCTGGACGGCGCGCAAATTGCCCTGAATGGCCAGGAAGCTGAGAACCAGTTCGTGGGCTGTAACTGCGGCATCATGGACCAGCTGATCTCTGCGCTCGGCAAAAAAGAGCATGCGCTGCTGATCGACTGCCGCTCGCTCGGCACCAAAGCGGTTCCCCTGCCAAAAGGCGCCGCGGTGGTGATCATCAACAGTAACTTTAAGCGCACGCTGGTGGGCAGCGAATACAACACCCGCCGCGAGCAGTGCGAAACCGGGGCGCGTTTCTTCCAGCAACCGGCGCTGCGTGATGTCTCCCTGAACGAGTTCAACAAAGTGGCGCACGAGCTGGATCCGGTCGTGACCAAACGCGTTCGCCACGTATTAACCGAAAATGCACGCACCGTTGAAGCCGCGTCAGCGCTGGCGCAGGGCGATTTGAAACGGATGGGCGAACTGATGGCTGAGTCGCACGCGTCAATGCGCGACGACTTCGAGATTACGGTTCCGCAAATCGACACGCTGGTGGAGATTGTCAAAGCGACCATCGGCGACAAAGGCGGCGTGCGCATGACCGGTGGCGGCTTCGGCGGTTGTGTTGTCGCCCTCATCCCGGAAGAGTTGGTCCCTGCCGTTCAGGATGCCGTTTCACAGCAATATGAAGCGAAAACCGGAATCAAAGAAACCTTCTACGTCTGCAAACCTTCACAAGGAGCGGGTCAGTGCTAA
- the galT gene encoding galactose-1-phosphate uridylyltransferase, whose translation MTQFNPVDHPHRRFNPLTGQWILVSPHRAKRPWQGAQETPAKQTLPQHDPDCFLCPGNTRVTGDKNPDYQTTYVFTNDFAALMTDTPDAPESADPLMRCESARGTSRVICFSPDHSKTLPELSINALTEVIKTWQDQTAELGQSYPWVQVFENKGAAMGCSNPHPHGQVWANSFLPNEVEREDRLQKTYFAENQSALLADYVQREMADGSRTVVETEHWLAVVPYWAAWPFETLLLPKAHVLRITELTEDQRDDLALALKKLTSRYDNLFQCSFPYSMGWHGAPFNGEDNQHWQLHAHFYPPLLRSATVRKFMVGYEMLAETQRDLTAEQAAERLRAVSDVHYRESGV comes from the coding sequence ATGACGCAATTCAATCCCGTCGATCATCCACATCGGCGTTTTAACCCGTTAACCGGGCAGTGGATTTTGGTTTCACCGCATCGCGCCAAGCGTCCGTGGCAAGGGGCGCAAGAAACACCCGCCAAGCAGACGCTGCCACAGCACGATCCGGATTGTTTCTTGTGTCCGGGCAATACCCGCGTCACGGGCGATAAAAACCCGGATTATCAGACCACGTACGTTTTCACTAACGATTTTGCTGCGCTGATGACCGACACGCCGGACGCGCCGGAAAGCGCGGATCCGCTGATGCGCTGTGAGAGCGCACGCGGCACCAGCCGGGTGATTTGTTTCTCGCCGGATCACAGCAAAACGCTGCCGGAACTGAGCATCAATGCGCTGACCGAGGTGATCAAAACCTGGCAGGATCAGACCGCTGAGCTTGGCCAGAGCTATCCCTGGGTGCAGGTATTTGAGAATAAAGGCGCGGCGATGGGGTGCTCTAACCCGCACCCGCACGGTCAGGTGTGGGCAAACAGTTTCCTGCCGAACGAAGTCGAGCGCGAAGACCGCCTGCAAAAAACCTATTTCGCCGAAAACCAGTCTGCGCTGCTGGCCGATTACGTTCAGCGCGAAATGGCCGACGGGAGCCGTACGGTTGTCGAGACCGAACACTGGCTGGCCGTCGTGCCGTACTGGGCGGCATGGCCGTTCGAAACGCTGCTGCTGCCAAAAGCTCACGTTCTGCGCATTACCGAATTAACCGAAGACCAGCGCGATGATTTGGCGCTGGCGTTGAAAAAACTGACCAGCCGCTATGACAATCTCTTCCAGTGCTCCTTCCCCTATTCTATGGGCTGGCACGGTGCACCGTTTAACGGAGAAGACAATCAGCACTGGCAGTTACATGCCCATTTCTACCCGCCGCTGCTGCGTTCAGCGACGGTACGTAAATTTATGGTGGGTTACGAGATGCTGGCGGAAACCCAGCGTGATTTGACGGCAGAACAAGCAGCAGAACGTCTGCGTGCCGTCAGCGATGTGCATTACCGCGAATCAGGAGTCTAA